One window from the genome of Castellaniella sp. MT123 encodes:
- a CDS encoding LysR substrate-binding domain-containing protein: MEIRQLRYFVSVIEQGSLGKAARELGLVTSALSQQISRLESELSTRLLQRTHTGVIATDAGIAFFRQAQLALRHFDEAVRAAQQARLSGYVSIGLAPTTASVMALPLIMAMRERYPDIRLHLVESLSGHLSAMLNARQLDLAILFSGKSGRHWTISPLLEESLYLMAARGFCGFPARRNIALAELAGLPLAMPTHLHGLRGVLASAAHQQSLGLNVTMEIDSLAVLMDAVRAGLVATIQPGAAVHRLGRSPLRMARVTDTWLVRRNFLVSLPENELSPAALAARVVVRDVARDLLEAGKWLGAVASRPDDPGPPGQLHDSGVAIHES, translated from the coding sequence ATGGAAATCCGACAACTGCGTTATTTTGTCAGCGTCATCGAGCAGGGCAGCCTGGGCAAGGCGGCTCGTGAGCTGGGCCTGGTGACATCCGCCCTGAGCCAGCAGATCAGCCGTCTCGAATCCGAATTGTCGACCCGGCTGTTGCAGCGGACGCACACCGGAGTGATCGCCACGGATGCGGGGATTGCCTTCTTTCGGCAGGCGCAGCTCGCCTTGCGTCATTTCGACGAGGCAGTGCGCGCGGCGCAGCAGGCGCGTCTGTCTGGCTATGTCAGTATCGGGCTGGCGCCAACGACCGCATCGGTGATGGCATTGCCCTTGATCATGGCGATGCGGGAACGATATCCGGATATCCGGCTGCATCTGGTGGAGTCCTTGTCGGGCCACCTGTCCGCCATGCTGAACGCGCGCCAGTTGGATCTAGCCATTCTGTTCAGCGGAAAATCAGGCCGCCATTGGACGATCTCGCCGTTGCTGGAGGAATCCCTGTATCTGATGGCGGCTCGCGGGTTTTGCGGTTTCCCGGCGCGGCGTAACATTGCGCTGGCTGAACTGGCCGGGCTGCCGCTGGCCATGCCGACGCATCTGCATGGCTTGCGCGGTGTGCTGGCTTCGGCTGCGCATCAACAGTCCCTGGGACTGAACGTGACGATGGAAATCGACTCGCTGGCGGTGCTCATGGATGCGGTGAGAGCTGGCTTGGTGGCGACGATTCAGCCCGGGGCTGCCGTCCATCGACTGGGCCGGTCTCCCCTGCGTATGGCGCGAGTGACCGATACCTGGCTGGTCCGTCGCAATTTTCTGGTTAGCCTGCCCGAAAATGAGCTGTCTCCCGCCGCCCTGGCGGCCCGGGTCGTCGTGCGTGATGTTGCACGTGATCTCCTGGAGGCGGGAAAGTGGCTGGGGGCCGTGGCCTCCCGCCCGGATGATCCGGGGCCTCCCGGTCAGCTGCATGATTCCGGCGTCGCCATTCACGAATCGTGA
- the tcuA gene encoding FAD-dependent tricarballylate dehydrogenase TcuA, with translation MLDVLVIGGGNAALCAALMAREAGASVLMLEGSPREWRGGNSSHTRNLRCMHDAPQDVLVDAYPEEEFWQDLFKVTGGRTNEALARIAIRASATCRPWMRKHGVNFQPPLSGALHVARTNAFFLGGGKALVNAYYRSAESLGVQIRYDAMVDRLELENGRFLAAWVGQERIEARACVVASGGFESNREWLREAWGQNEAGEWPADNFLIRGTRFNRGVLLRDLLDQGADRIGDPTQFHSVAIDARAPLYDGGICTRIDCVSLGIMVNREARRFYDEGEDFWPKRYAIWGRLVAQQPGQIGYSVIDSKAVGHFMPPVFKGERADTLEELARRVGLDVDVFMRTVNDYNAACVAGTFNHEVLDDCHTEGIVPPKTHWARLLDTPPFYAYALRPGITFTYLGVQVDERASVHFGGRASENLYAAGEVMAGNVLGQGYTAGVGMSIGTAFGRIAGSQAAATALKQLAVAPAV, from the coding sequence ATGCTCGACGTTTTGGTGATCGGTGGCGGTAATGCCGCATTGTGCGCCGCCTTGATGGCCCGCGAGGCGGGTGCCAGCGTACTGATGCTGGAAGGTTCTCCCCGGGAATGGCGGGGCGGCAATTCTTCCCACACACGCAATCTGCGCTGCATGCACGATGCGCCGCAGGATGTGCTGGTGGATGCCTACCCCGAAGAGGAGTTTTGGCAGGACCTGTTCAAAGTGACGGGCGGCCGTACCAACGAGGCCCTGGCGCGAATTGCGATTCGGGCATCGGCGACCTGCCGTCCCTGGATGCGCAAGCACGGCGTGAATTTCCAGCCGCCGCTTTCCGGTGCCCTGCACGTAGCCCGGACCAATGCGTTCTTTCTGGGCGGCGGCAAGGCCCTGGTGAATGCCTATTACCGCAGCGCGGAATCGTTGGGCGTCCAGATCCGGTACGACGCCATGGTCGACCGGCTGGAACTGGAAAACGGGCGGTTCCTGGCAGCCTGGGTGGGCCAGGAACGAATCGAGGCGCGCGCCTGTGTGGTCGCCTCCGGCGGGTTCGAATCGAACCGCGAGTGGCTGCGTGAGGCATGGGGTCAGAACGAAGCGGGCGAGTGGCCGGCGGACAACTTTCTGATTCGTGGTACCCGGTTCAATCGGGGCGTTCTGTTGCGTGACTTGCTGGATCAAGGCGCCGACAGGATAGGCGACCCGACCCAATTTCATTCAGTGGCCATCGACGCGCGCGCCCCTCTGTATGACGGCGGGATTTGCACCCGTATCGATTGTGTTTCCCTGGGGATCATGGTCAACCGCGAGGCCAGGCGGTTCTATGACGAGGGCGAGGATTTCTGGCCCAAACGCTATGCGATCTGGGGACGCCTGGTGGCCCAGCAGCCCGGGCAGATCGGCTATTCGGTCATCGACTCCAAGGCAGTGGGCCATTTCATGCCGCCTGTCTTCAAGGGCGAGCGTGCCGACACGCTCGAGGAACTCGCACGGCGTGTGGGACTTGATGTGGATGTGTTCATGCGCACTGTGAATGACTATAACGCCGCGTGCGTGGCCGGGACCTTCAATCATGAAGTGCTGGACGATTGTCATACCGAAGGCATTGTTCCGCCAAAGACGCATTGGGCGCGACTGCTGGATACGCCTCCGTTCTATGCCTATGCGCTTCGTCCCGGGATCACGTTCACCTACCTGGGCGTTCAGGTGGACGAGCGGGCTAGCGTCCATTTTGGTGGTCGGGCCAGTGAAAACCTGTATGCGGCGGGCGAGGTCATGGCGGGCAATGTCCTCGGCCAGGGATACACCGCCGGAGTAGGCATGAGTATTGGCACGGCATTTGGGCGAATCGCCGGTTCCCAGGCGGCCGCCACCGCCCTGAAGCAGCTCGCTGTGGCGCCGGCTGTCTAA
- a CDS encoding methionine ABC transporter permease, protein MMANVDWWMIGEATIDTLLMTGFSLLFTILIGLPVGVLLFLTSPGQMMSNRGVYQGVAFIVNVLRSVPFLILLIVMIPMSRLLVGTALGVQGSIPPLVASAAPFFARLVENVLRELDPGVSEACRSMGATSRQTVLWALLPEATTGILAAVVVTAITLVGYSAMSGVIGGGGLGDLAVRYGYQRYQGDVMAVTVVVLVIMVQVFQVLGDRWVARLNRR, encoded by the coding sequence ATGATGGCCAATGTGGATTGGTGGATGATCGGCGAAGCGACGATCGACACCCTGCTGATGACAGGCTTTTCCCTGCTGTTCACGATCCTGATCGGCCTGCCGGTCGGCGTGCTGCTGTTTCTGACCAGCCCGGGCCAGATGATGAGCAACCGGGGGGTTTATCAGGGCGTGGCCTTCATCGTGAACGTTCTGCGCTCGGTGCCGTTCCTGATCCTGCTGATCGTGATGATCCCCATGTCCCGCCTGCTGGTCGGGACGGCGCTGGGCGTGCAGGGGTCGATCCCGCCGCTGGTCGCCAGTGCGGCGCCATTCTTTGCCCGGCTGGTGGAAAACGTGTTGCGTGAACTCGATCCCGGCGTCAGCGAAGCCTGCCGCTCGATGGGGGCGACTTCGCGCCAGACCGTGCTGTGGGCGCTGCTGCCCGAGGCCACCACCGGCATCCTGGCCGCGGTCGTTGTCACCGCCATCACCCTCGTGGGCTATTCCGCCATGTCGGGCGTGATCGGCGGCGGCGGTCTGGGGGATCTGGCGGTCCGCTACGGGTATCAGCGCTATCAGGGTGATGTGATGGCGGTGACGGTCGTGGTCCTGGTGATCATGGTGCAGGTGTTTCAGGTGCTGGGCGATCGCTGGGTGGCCCGGCTCAATCGACGGTAG
- a CDS encoding methionine ABC transporter ATP-binding protein has protein sequence MIDLENIRKTYESAGRTVHALADVNLNIREGEVFGIIGRSGAGKSTLIRMLNLLERPTEGSVRVDGRDITAYPDAQLREYRRTVGMIFQHFNLLRARTVMDNVCFPLRLSGMPRADREARAREVLNLVGLSDHAHKYPGQLSGGQQQRVGIARALASRPRLLLCDEATSALDPETTQSILRLLGDINQRLGLTIVLITHSMDVIRAVCDRVAVIESGRIVEVGQVLEVFLHPQHAATRALLSESGLDGGEGWRAMADGLPGRLLRLSFRGEDTSRPLLSRLSRDLNLDLSILQGSVGRIKDTPYGQLIVAADGASADLDALPGTLDEAGVHYEVLRT, from the coding sequence TTGATCGATCTCGAGAACATCCGTAAAACCTATGAATCGGCCGGCCGCACCGTTCACGCGCTGGCCGATGTCAATCTGAACATCCGCGAAGGCGAGGTCTTCGGCATCATCGGCCGCTCCGGTGCCGGCAAAAGCACGCTCATCCGGATGCTCAATCTGCTGGAGCGCCCCACCGAGGGCAGCGTGCGGGTGGATGGGCGTGACATCACCGCCTATCCGGATGCGCAGCTGCGTGAATACCGGCGCACGGTGGGCATGATCTTCCAGCACTTCAACCTGTTGCGCGCGCGCACGGTCATGGATAACGTCTGCTTTCCGCTGCGTCTGTCGGGCATGCCAAGGGCCGACCGCGAGGCGCGTGCCCGCGAGGTCCTGAATCTGGTCGGCCTGTCCGATCACGCGCACAAATATCCTGGGCAGCTGTCGGGCGGCCAGCAGCAGCGGGTGGGTATCGCGCGGGCGCTGGCCAGCAGGCCGCGCCTGTTGCTGTGCGACGAGGCCACGTCCGCCCTGGATCCGGAAACCACGCAATCCATCCTGCGACTGTTGGGCGACATCAATCAGCGTCTGGGGTTGACCATTGTGCTGATCACCCACAGCATGGATGTGATCCGCGCCGTCTGCGATCGGGTGGCCGTGATCGAATCCGGGCGTATTGTCGAGGTCGGCCAGGTGCTGGAAGTCTTCCTGCATCCGCAGCACGCTGCGACCCGCGCGCTTCTGTCGGAAAGCGGGCTGGATGGAGGCGAAGGCTGGCGCGCGATGGCCGACGGCCTGCCCGGCCGGTTGCTGCGGCTCAGTTTTCGCGGGGAAGACACATCCCGGCCCCTGCTCAGCCGTCTCAGTCGGGATTTGAATCTGGATCTCAGCATCCTGCAGGGGTCCGTCGGGCGGATCAAGGACACCCCCTACGGTCAGTTGATCGTCGCGGCCGATGGGGCCAGCGCCGATCTCGATGCGCTGCCGGGTACGCTGGACGAGGCTGGAGTGCACTACGAGGTGCTGCGGACATGA
- a CDS encoding glycoside hydrolase family 31 protein, translating to MRIEAHAPGVFRLRCGPRTWLEPGKPTLRAQRQADMLLARQEAVGEFDCQSPEPGHWRLSHGEACLAIGGADPVLSLSCRDLGVAQARLSARPVADADGESRWRIEWSLDEDEGLFGLGETLGDLDRRASLLVSDAPADRCLPLAWSPRGWGVYVNTLDRVEHDLTEQASYTIRARGAGLDLFLFVGEPGEILNQYTALTGRAGQPNLWPMGVWLDQAQGQTAEQSLQQIRSLRAQGMALDVLRLADPAIVGFQTDKPVFEWSDREPNWRALVTGAEALDVHLAGSCIPGVLQGTPLFDEWEDRGWLLCDADGSAWVCPGTPASGGQPFGLLDLTHKDAGRLWTERHQQALEDGLDAPVCQAQFDFPANIEARGGEADAVLRTSYPHLARRALFDAVAAPRTPQEGVMLSRDLFPGVQRFAWQQGPDVDNSWAGYAETLRAALSVGNSGVAVQTHRLGSAERTPQSMTAELYLRWLAMSVFSANFSLQGHPDLMPDAFDADTRAKIKHWLQWRYRLLPYVAGIIDDAVRTGLPVQRSMAQAYPADPDAHVWDTQYLLGPALLVAPVMQPGGETEVYLPQGDAWWDLNTGWRYEGGTRWTLRPGLDTLPVFGREGHMLCLGPVAQHTGEINSARILEEVWMFGMPEHNPVVMRNKIRVMQMQGSSYIKGLEGLRILPSEGLEVKRRGAEVRISRAR from the coding sequence TTGCGGATCGAAGCCCACGCGCCCGGTGTGTTCCGGCTGCGCTGTGGCCCGCGTACCTGGCTGGAGCCAGGCAAACCCACCCTGCGCGCCCAGCGGCAGGCCGATATGCTGTTGGCACGCCAGGAAGCCGTCGGCGAGTTCGACTGCCAGTCGCCCGAGCCGGGGCACTGGCGGCTGAGCCACGGGGAAGCCTGTCTGGCGATCGGCGGGGCCGATCCCGTCCTGAGCCTGTCGTGTCGCGACCTCGGGGTGGCACAGGCCCGACTGTCGGCGCGACCGGTGGCGGATGCCGATGGGGAATCCCGCTGGCGGATCGAATGGTCCCTGGACGAGGACGAAGGGCTCTTCGGCCTGGGCGAGACCCTGGGCGATCTGGACCGGCGGGCCTCGCTTCTGGTGTCCGACGCGCCTGCGGACCGCTGCCTGCCGTTGGCCTGGAGCCCGCGCGGCTGGGGGGTGTATGTCAACACGCTGGACCGGGTCGAGCATGACCTGACCGAGCAGGCCTCCTATACGATCCGCGCCCGGGGGGCGGGCCTGGATCTGTTCCTGTTCGTCGGCGAACCCGGCGAGATCCTCAATCAATACACCGCGTTGACGGGGCGCGCCGGCCAGCCCAATCTCTGGCCCATGGGGGTGTGGCTTGACCAGGCCCAGGGTCAGACGGCGGAACAGAGCCTGCAGCAGATCCGCAGCTTGCGTGCGCAGGGGATGGCGCTGGATGTCCTGAGGCTGGCTGACCCGGCCATCGTCGGTTTCCAGACGGATAAGCCCGTATTCGAATGGTCGGATCGCGAACCGAACTGGCGGGCGTTGGTCACCGGCGCCGAGGCGCTGGACGTGCATCTGGCGGGCAGTTGCATTCCAGGGGTGCTGCAGGGCACGCCGCTGTTCGACGAATGGGAAGACCGCGGCTGGCTGTTGTGCGATGCTGACGGGTCGGCCTGGGTATGTCCCGGGACGCCCGCGTCGGGCGGGCAGCCTTTCGGCCTGCTGGACCTGACGCACAAGGACGCCGGCCGCCTCTGGACCGAACGCCATCAGCAGGCACTGGAAGACGGCCTGGATGCGCCGGTCTGTCAGGCACAGTTCGATTTCCCGGCGAACATCGAGGCACGCGGCGGCGAGGCCGATGCCGTCCTGCGGACCAGTTATCCGCACCTGGCGCGCCGCGCCCTGTTCGATGCCGTCGCAGCGCCACGCACACCCCAGGAAGGCGTGATGCTCAGCCGTGACCTGTTCCCGGGCGTGCAGCGTTTCGCCTGGCAGCAGGGGCCCGATGTCGACAACAGCTGGGCCGGTTACGCCGAAACCCTGCGCGCTGCCCTGTCGGTGGGCAATAGCGGGGTGGCGGTACAGACGCATCGCCTGGGCAGCGCCGAACGCACCCCCCAATCCATGACGGCCGAACTGTATCTGCGCTGGCTGGCCATGAGCGTGTTCTCCGCCAATTTCAGCCTCCAGGGCCATCCCGATCTGATGCCGGATGCCTTCGATGCCGACACCCGCGCAAAGATCAAGCACTGGTTGCAGTGGCGCTACCGTCTATTGCCTTATGTGGCGGGCATCATCGACGATGCCGTGCGCACCGGCCTGCCGGTTCAGCGGTCCATGGCGCAGGCGTATCCGGCCGATCCGGACGCCCATGTCTGGGACACCCAGTACCTGCTGGGGCCGGCCCTGCTGGTGGCGCCCGTCATGCAGCCGGGGGGCGAAACCGAAGTCTATCTGCCCCAGGGTGACGCCTGGTGGGATCTGAATACCGGCTGGCGCTACGAGGGCGGCACGCGCTGGACGCTGCGACCGGGGCTGGATACTCTGCCGGTATTCGGCCGCGAGGGCCATATGCTGTGCCTGGGGCCTGTCGCCCAGCATACGGGGGAAATCAATTCCGCCCGTATCCTGGAAGAGGTCTGGATGTTCGGCATGCCCGAGCACAATCCCGTCGTGATGCGCAACAAGATCCGCGTCATGCAGATGCAGGGTTCCAGCTACATAAAAGGCCTGGAAGGCCTGCGTATCCTGCCGTCCGAAGGGCTTGAGGTCAAACGCCGCGGCGCCGAAGTCCGCATTTCACGGGCTCGATGA
- the tcuB gene encoding tricarballylate utilization 4Fe-4S protein TcuB, with protein MQTLQDLTRDAVSTLLLSPGEQEVDRVMTICNACRYCEGFCAVFPAMARLLEFNKADIHYLANVCHNCGACLHSCQYAAPHEFAVNVPQAMAAVRPQTYGEFAWPKALGQLYQRAGLTMALATAGGLAMFLVLVLIVNQGSWLHAPLAGNFYAIFPHNLLAAMFGLVFLYVIVALGIGVRSFWRMLSPPAVSHVVMGAASLDATGNVLTLKYLDGGHGKGCNDDDDRFTQRRRVFHHFTFYGFVCCFIATSLGTIYHYFLNDPAPYPFFSLPVLFGTVGGIGLLIGPAGLLWLNLVRHPDHAVVGQQPMDRGFIALLILVSATGLVLLACRDTGVMGLLLAIHLGAVMGFFLTMPYGKFAHGVFRSAALLKSALDRRMDGLTVARNA; from the coding sequence ATGCAAACCTTGCAAGACCTGACGCGGGACGCCGTATCGACATTGCTGCTGTCCCCCGGGGAGCAAGAGGTCGATCGAGTCATGACGATCTGTAATGCCTGTCGCTACTGCGAGGGGTTTTGCGCAGTCTTTCCGGCCATGGCCAGGCTACTGGAATTCAACAAGGCCGACATCCACTATCTGGCCAATGTGTGCCACAACTGCGGTGCCTGTCTGCATTCCTGCCAGTATGCGGCCCCGCACGAATTCGCCGTGAACGTGCCGCAGGCGATGGCTGCGGTCAGGCCTCAGACATACGGCGAGTTTGCCTGGCCCAAGGCATTGGGCCAGCTGTACCAGCGGGCTGGCTTGACGATGGCGCTGGCAACAGCAGGCGGGCTGGCTATGTTTCTGGTGCTGGTCCTGATCGTCAATCAGGGGTCATGGCTGCATGCCCCCCTGGCAGGGAATTTCTACGCCATTTTTCCTCATAACCTGTTGGCGGCGATGTTCGGCCTGGTCTTTCTGTATGTGATCGTGGCGCTGGGCATCGGCGTCCGTTCATTTTGGCGGATGCTGTCGCCGCCCGCCGTCTCCCATGTTGTCATGGGTGCCGCCAGCCTGGATGCCACGGGCAATGTCCTGACGTTGAAGTATCTGGACGGTGGCCATGGCAAGGGGTGCAATGACGATGACGACCGTTTCACCCAGCGGCGGCGCGTGTTTCACCATTTCACGTTCTACGGGTTCGTGTGCTGTTTCATCGCGACGTCGCTCGGGACCATCTATCACTATTTTTTGAACGATCCTGCGCCTTATCCATTCTTCAGCCTGCCGGTGCTGTTCGGCACCGTCGGCGGGATCGGCCTACTGATCGGCCCCGCTGGCCTGCTGTGGCTGAATCTGGTGCGACACCCCGACCACGCCGTCGTCGGACAACAGCCGATGGATCGAGGTTTCATTGCCTTGCTGATCCTCGTCAGCGCGACAGGGCTTGTCCTGCTGGCCTGTCGTGATACGGGTGTCATGGGGCTGCTGCTGGCCATCCATCTGGGGGCCGTCATGGGGTTCTTCCTGACGATGCCCTATGGCAAGTTTGCGCATGGCGTGTTCCGATCGGCAGCGCTGCTGAAGAGCGCCTTGGATCGCCGGATGGATGGCCTGACCGTCGCGCGCAACGCCTGA
- a CDS encoding MetQ/NlpA family ABC transporter substrate-binding protein, with product MFKKFVPALALALPLVFAAPAHAVKLTVAATPVPHAELLEFVKPDLAKEGVDLDIKVFTDYVQPNLQVADKQIDVNFFQHQPYLDSFNKEHDTHLVSVGLVHVEPFGAYSKKIKNIKDLKDGALVAIPNDPSNGARALLLLQKQGLIKLKDPSNILATARDVAENPKHLKFRELEAATLPRVLPDVDLALINTNYALEAGLNPIKDALFIEDKDSPYANIVVTRADRKDDPAIRKLVDALHTAKVRDYILTHYKGAIVPAF from the coding sequence ATGTTCAAGAAATTCGTGCCGGCCTTGGCGCTGGCCCTGCCGCTGGTTTTTGCGGCGCCCGCTCATGCCGTCAAACTGACCGTGGCGGCGACGCCCGTCCCCCACGCCGAACTGCTGGAATTCGTCAAGCCGGATCTGGCCAAGGAAGGCGTGGATCTGGACATTAAGGTCTTCACCGACTACGTCCAGCCCAATCTCCAGGTCGCCGACAAGCAGATCGACGTCAACTTCTTCCAGCACCAGCCGTATCTGGATTCCTTCAACAAGGAACACGACACGCATCTCGTGTCGGTCGGCCTGGTCCACGTCGAGCCGTTCGGTGCGTATTCCAAGAAAATCAAGAACATCAAGGACCTGAAGGACGGCGCCCTGGTCGCCATCCCGAACGATCCATCCAATGGCGCGCGCGCGTTGCTGCTGCTGCAGAAGCAAGGCCTGATCAAGCTGAAGGATCCCAGCAATATCCTGGCGACGGCCCGCGACGTGGCTGAGAACCCGAAGCACCTGAAGTTCCGCGAACTGGAAGCCGCCACGCTGCCGCGCGTGCTGCCGGACGTGGATCTGGCCCTGATCAACACGAACTATGCGCTGGAAGCGGGCCTGAACCCGATCAAGGACGCCTTGTTCATCGAGGACAAGGACTCGCCCTATGCCAATATCGTGGTGACCCGTGCCGACCGCAAGGATGACCCGGCCATCCGCAAGCTGGTCGATGCCCTGCACACCGCCAAGGTTCGCGACTACATCCTGACCCACTACAAGGGTGCCATCGTGCCCGCATTCTGA
- a CDS encoding metallophosphoesterase — protein MSDFHDHTTLRLRILSDLHLSMQGLALPDTPADVTILAGDIARPQAAMQWAARIRGPVIYVPGNHEFYGGDVPGVRADLARAAAEHGIQLLDQRATVINGVRFLGTTLWTDFELFGTELREQAMEQTGQFMRDFQVIRNGDGSRFTPKDAVALFREQYDWLDRTLDEPSDGPTVVITHHAPSLRSVHPRFEDSLVSAGFVSDCTGLMGRACLWIHGHTHDSFDYTVRGTRVLCNPRGYCRDGVNENPVFDPGFCVDVPVTESSSP, from the coding sequence ATGTCCGACTTTCACGACCACACCACCTTGCGGCTGCGAATCCTGTCCGACCTGCACCTGAGCATGCAGGGGCTGGCACTGCCCGACACCCCAGCCGACGTCACCATCCTGGCGGGCGACATCGCCCGCCCTCAGGCGGCCATGCAATGGGCGGCCAGAATCCGAGGGCCGGTGATCTATGTGCCGGGCAACCACGAATTCTACGGGGGCGATGTTCCCGGGGTCAGGGCCGATTTGGCACGCGCCGCCGCCGAACACGGCATCCAGTTGCTGGATCAGCGGGCGACCGTGATCAACGGCGTGCGCTTCCTGGGCACGACGCTATGGACCGATTTCGAGCTGTTCGGCACCGAACTGCGTGAGCAGGCCATGGAACAGACCGGCCAGTTCATGCGGGATTTCCAGGTGATCCGCAACGGCGACGGCTCTCGTTTCACGCCGAAAGACGCAGTCGCGCTGTTCCGGGAACAATATGACTGGCTGGACCGTACGCTGGACGAGCCGTCCGACGGGCCGACCGTGGTCATCACCCACCACGCCCCCAGCCTGCGCAGCGTGCACCCGCGCTTCGAGGATTCCCTGGTCAGCGCGGGTTTCGTGTCGGACTGCACCGGCCTGATGGGGCGCGCATGCCTGTGGATCCACGGCCACACTCATGACAGTTTCGACTACACCGTGCGCGGTACCCGGGTCCTGTGCAATCCCCGGGGCTATTGCCGCGACGGCGTCAACGAAAACCCGGTCTTCGACCCCGGGTTCTGCGTCGACGTGCCGGTCACGGAATCATCGAGCCCGTGA